One part of the Nostoc sp. PCC 7120 = FACHB-418 genome encodes these proteins:
- the phnG gene encoding phosphonate C-P lyase system protein PhnG → MPTVMQRQAWMATLAKAELELLEKLVNKLGTLPKYSFLRCPEIGLAMVRGLAGGTGEAFNLGEITMTRCVVQLESQGEDALAGFGYVAGRSHRHAELAAVCDALLQTPNWYDQIQTEVIQPLQAEYQQQQELKQRQAAATQVNFFTMVRGE, encoded by the coding sequence ATGCCTACTGTGATGCAGCGACAAGCATGGATGGCAACATTAGCTAAAGCTGAGTTAGAGCTATTAGAAAAACTAGTAAACAAATTAGGTACTTTGCCCAAATATAGCTTTTTGCGCTGTCCAGAGATTGGTCTAGCAATGGTGCGAGGACTTGCTGGGGGTACAGGAGAAGCATTTAATTTAGGAGAAATTACCATGACTCGCTGTGTCGTGCAGTTAGAGAGTCAAGGAGAAGACGCATTAGCTGGATTTGGGTATGTCGCAGGGCGATCGCACCGTCATGCAGAACTAGCGGCTGTTTGTGATGCGTTACTACAAACCCCAAATTGGTATGACCAGATTCAGACTGAAGTAATTCAACCCTTGCAAGCAGAATATCAACAGCAGCAAGAACTTAAGCAGCGTCAAGCAGCAGCTACTCAGGTTAATTTCTTCACGATGGTGAGGGGGGAATAG
- the phnF gene encoding phosphonate metabolism transcriptional regulator PhnF — translation MNEIMPIYAQIADKLRQKIHQGIYQLGEQLPTETKLAEQFAVNRHTLRQAIALLKTEGLLRVDRGRGTFVAAKTIRYAIGKRVRYNQTLKAQGLQARFQLLRVLEVPADDAVAKGLEISFGEPVALIERLGLADEEPISVGSGYFPLKRFPDFLEPENIKILQEQQSISQFLQQVYGCDHIRRSTCVSARLVQPQDAKWLQIPLNQPILLAESVNVDQAGNVIEYGVTRLRGDRMELFFENNLFDD, via the coding sequence ATGAACGAAATAATGCCAATTTATGCCCAGATTGCTGACAAACTACGACAAAAGATTCATCAAGGGATTTATCAACTAGGGGAACAACTACCAACGGAAACCAAGTTAGCAGAACAGTTTGCAGTCAATCGCCATACCCTCAGACAAGCGATCGCTCTCCTGAAAACTGAAGGATTGTTACGAGTTGACCGAGGACGGGGGACTTTTGTCGCAGCCAAAACCATCCGCTATGCTATTGGTAAGCGTGTGCGTTATAACCAAACCCTGAAAGCGCAAGGGTTACAAGCAAGGTTTCAACTGCTACGGGTTTTAGAAGTACCTGCTGATGATGCTGTTGCGAAAGGATTAGAGATTTCTTTTGGTGAGCCAGTAGCGTTAATTGAACGTTTAGGTTTAGCAGATGAAGAACCCATTAGTGTGGGTAGTGGATATTTTCCCCTCAAGCGATTCCCTGATTTTTTAGAACCGGAAAATATCAAGATTTTGCAAGAACAGCAATCAATTTCTCAGTTTTTACAGCAGGTATATGGATGTGATCATATCCGCCGTAGTACCTGCGTTTCGGCTCGTCTAGTCCAACCTCAAGATGCAAAATGGCTACAAATACCACTCAATCAACCCATCTTGTTAGCAGAATCAGTCAACGTTGATCAAGCAGGTAATGTGATTGAATATGGCGTAACTCGACTGCGAGGCGATCGTATGGAGTTATTTTTTGAAAATAATTTATTTGATGATTGA
- a CDS encoding four helix bundle protein — translation MTDNYGRYNLQDNQRFIKIARGSLNERRHWLRLAYSNS, via the coding sequence GTGACTGATAACTATGGTCGTTATAATTTACAGGATAATCAAAGATTTATAAAAATTGCTAGAGGTTCTTTAAACGAAAGAAGACATTGGTTAAGACTTGCTTATAGCAATTCCTAG
- the phnE gene encoding phosphonate ABC transporter, permease protein PhnE, protein MLEQEAKLVNTKKVLFLLVIAAILIFAYNQSELNFPVLLQRGDNMAEYMRSYFPPDFSDWRYYFSETLITISMGIWGTLMAAIAAVPLSILASNNMCPVWVVQPTRRLLDAMRAINEIVFALIFVVAVGLGPFAGVLALFVHTTGILGKLFSEAVESIESGPVEGIRATGASHIQEVIYGVIPQVMPLWTSFTLYRFESNVRSASVLGIVGAGGIGVSLYQSFGSFEYQKVCAILIILVVTTGVIDLLSAKVREWFI, encoded by the coding sequence ATGTTAGAGCAAGAAGCAAAACTTGTGAATACCAAAAAAGTTTTGTTTCTTTTAGTGATTGCTGCTATATTGATTTTTGCCTATAACCAAAGCGAGTTAAATTTCCCTGTACTGCTGCAACGGGGAGACAACATGGCGGAATATATGCGTTCATATTTCCCGCCAGACTTTAGCGATTGGAGATATTATTTTTCAGAAACGCTAATCACTATATCGATGGGAATTTGGGGAACTTTAATGGCGGCGATCGCAGCTGTCCCTCTATCTATCTTAGCATCTAATAATATGTGTCCAGTATGGGTTGTACAACCAACACGCCGCCTCTTGGATGCTATGCGTGCTATTAATGAAATCGTTTTTGCATTAATATTTGTAGTTGCTGTAGGGTTAGGGCCGTTTGCTGGCGTATTAGCTTTATTTGTTCATACCACAGGCATTTTGGGTAAGCTATTCTCTGAAGCGGTAGAATCAATTGAATCAGGCCCAGTAGAAGGAATTAGAGCCACTGGTGCAAGTCATATTCAAGAAGTTATTTATGGCGTAATTCCCCAAGTAATGCCTTTGTGGACTTCTTTCACTCTCTATCGATTTGAATCAAATGTGCGTTCTGCTTCTGTATTAGGAATAGTCGGGGCTGGTGGTATCGGAGTTTCCTTATATCAGAGTTTTGGGTCATTTGAATACCAAAAAGTCTGTGCAATTCTCATTATTTTGGTTGTGACTACTGGTGTTATTGATTTACTTTCGGCGAAGGTTAGAGAGTGGTTTATTTAG
- the phnD gene encoding phosphonate ABC transporter substrate-binding protein yields the protein MNRRLFIQQASLFTLTLASSKILSACNSNANDSSAALKEINFGVLSTESQDNQKPIWEPFAAAMSQEVGIPIKPFYVTQYAAVIEAMRFGKVQAAWLGGKSYIEAARVANAEAFAQVVSADGTRGYYSHLIANKDNPITAEAKAVGGDKYVIQNAAKLTFAFNEPNSTSGFLVPSYYIFTKNNIEPKKAFKRLIFAGNHEACALAVANKQVDVATVSNEALSRLERTNPTARQKIEIIWQSPLIPSDPIVYRQDLPADIKNRLQKFFYNYKDAKVLTPFEISGFVQAEDKNWHTIRELEIAKKIQETQAKENLSAQEKQQKIAELNQQLKEIQ from the coding sequence ATGAACAGAAGGTTATTTATTCAGCAGGCTTCTTTATTTACCCTAACTTTGGCAAGTTCCAAGATACTTTCAGCCTGTAATTCCAACGCTAATGATAGTAGCGCAGCACTTAAAGAAATTAACTTTGGTGTTCTGTCTACAGAATCTCAAGATAATCAAAAACCAATTTGGGAACCTTTTGCTGCTGCTATGTCTCAGGAAGTTGGCATCCCCATTAAACCATTCTATGTTACACAGTATGCCGCAGTTATAGAAGCTATGCGCTTTGGTAAAGTTCAAGCAGCTTGGTTAGGTGGTAAATCTTATATTGAAGCAGCGAGAGTTGCTAATGCAGAAGCTTTTGCTCAGGTTGTCAGTGCAGATGGAACTAGAGGCTACTATTCTCATTTAATTGCTAATAAAGATAATCCTATTACGGCGGAAGCTAAAGCAGTCGGTGGTGATAAATATGTGATTCAGAATGCTGCTAAACTTACCTTTGCTTTTAATGAACCCAATTCTACATCTGGGTTTTTAGTTCCTAGTTACTATATTTTTACAAAAAATAATATTGAACCTAAAAAAGCTTTTAAACGCTTGATTTTTGCAGGTAATCATGAAGCTTGCGCTCTGGCTGTAGCAAATAAACAGGTAGATGTAGCTACTGTCAGCAATGAAGCATTAAGTCGTTTGGAAAGAACCAATCCTACAGCTCGACAGAAGATTGAAATTATTTGGCAATCACCGCTAATTCCTAGTGATCCGATTGTTTATCGTCAGGACTTACCAGCAGATATTAAAAACAGGTTGCAAAAGTTTTTCTATAACTATAAAGATGCAAAAGTTTTAACACCATTTGAAATTTCTGGTTTTGTGCAGGCTGAAGACAAAAATTGGCATACAATTCGAGAATTAGAAATTGCTAAAAAAATTCAAGAGACTCAAGCTAAAGAAAATCTGAGCGCGCAAGAAAAACAGCAAAAAATAGCAGAACTGAATCAGCAACTCAAAGAGATTCAATAA
- the phnD gene encoding phosphonate ABC transporter substrate-binding protein, translating into MKRRLFIERSALFGASLIGTKTISTIADNWIKPAQAAPIKELNFGIISTESQSNQRPLWEPFIAALSKSLGIPVRAFYATQYSGVIEAMRFGQVHIAWYGGKSYIEAARIANAEAFAQTVATDGKKGYYSHLIANKNNPITAAAKRQGGDKYVLQNAAKLTFAFNEPNSTSGFLVPSYYVFAKNKVDPKKVFKRLIFSGSHEATALAVANNQVDVATNNNESLERLEKTNPSARKKIEIIWTSPIIPSDPIAYRKDLPEDVKKKLRNFFYNFKDRKILEPLQWSALVPANDKTWNPIRELDIAKQVLELQSKTGLSDADKKKLNNLNSQLRALQGR; encoded by the coding sequence ATGAAAAGAAGATTATTTATTGAACGCTCTGCTTTATTTGGTGCATCTTTAATAGGGACTAAAACTATTTCCACTATTGCCGATAACTGGATAAAACCAGCACAGGCTGCGCCTATTAAAGAACTTAATTTTGGGATTATATCTACAGAATCCCAATCTAATCAAAGACCTTTGTGGGAACCTTTTATTGCTGCTTTATCAAAGTCTCTGGGTATTCCTGTTAGAGCCTTCTATGCTACTCAATACTCAGGCGTAATTGAAGCCATGCGTTTTGGTCAAGTACACATAGCTTGGTATGGTGGTAAATCCTATATTGAAGCCGCCAGAATTGCTAATGCAGAAGCCTTTGCTCAGACCGTTGCTACTGATGGCAAGAAAGGCTACTACTCTCACTTAATTGCTAATAAAAATAATCCAATCACAGCAGCAGCTAAAAGACAAGGAGGAGACAAGTATGTGCTTCAAAATGCGGCAAAGCTGACTTTTGCTTTCAATGAACCTAACTCAACTTCTGGATTTTTAGTCCCAAGTTATTATGTCTTCGCTAAAAACAAAGTTGATCCCAAAAAAGTATTTAAGCGGTTGATTTTCTCCGGTAGTCACGAAGCAACAGCCTTAGCGGTTGCTAATAATCAGGTAGATGTAGCTACAAACAACAATGAGTCATTAGAGAGATTAGAAAAAACTAATCCCTCAGCACGTAAGAAGATTGAAATCATCTGGACATCCCCCATTATTCCTAGTGATCCGATTGCTTATCGCAAGGACTTACCAGAAGATGTCAAGAAAAAGTTACGTAACTTCTTCTACAACTTTAAAGATAGAAAAATTCTCGAACCTTTACAGTGGTCAGCATTAGTTCCGGCTAATGATAAAACCTGGAATCCTATTCGTGAATTAGATATTGCTAAACAGGTTTTAGAATTGCAATCCAAAACTGGTTTGAGCGATGCAGATAAGAAGAAGTTGAACAATCTTAATAGTCAACTACGCGCGCTTCAAGGACGTTAA